One region of Candidatus Thermoplasmatota archaeon genomic DNA includes:
- a CDS encoding type II secretion system F family protein, whose protein sequence is MKKLRIIKRYSEKGIYGKDKTILIILGISAGFSTVLFLLGFLTFLGAFNVLNGMLSGFDFIVFGILLVIGPIGFYNHIQTKKKKDVEEHLPDFLREISSSTSSGMTVFDAIKSAARGDHGRLTPELQKMSAQLSWGISVKEVLDNFAKRINTATVKRMAITVNKALEIGGNTSAVFNAAAKEIDQAKRVEQQRRAEMSMYSIVIFISFFVFLAVILIIDKTIFAAIFDVQSKMAGASTVGMQGMRLSYIDPEALKYTFFSFVLVQGIGGGILGGFMMDGRLSSGVRFGFVLVLISFFIFKILF, encoded by the coding sequence ATGAAGAAACTACGCATAATAAAAAGATACAGCGAAAAAGGAATTTACGGTAAGGATAAAACCATCCTGATCATACTAGGTATATCAGCAGGTTTCTCAACAGTATTGTTTTTGTTAGGTTTCTTAACTTTTTTAGGTGCATTTAATGTTTTAAACGGCATGCTGTCAGGTTTTGATTTCATTGTGTTTGGGATACTTTTAGTAATTGGTCCAATTGGTTTCTACAACCATATCCAGACGAAAAAGAAAAAGGATGTGGAGGAACATCTACCAGATTTTTTACGTGAAATAAGCAGCTCAACATCATCAGGTATGACTGTTTTTGATGCTATAAAATCAGCTGCAAGAGGTGATCATGGAAGGCTTACACCTGAGTTACAAAAAATGTCAGCTCAGCTATCATGGGGTATATCTGTAAAAGAGGTTTTGGATAATTTCGCAAAAAGAATAAACACGGCTACTGTGAAAAGGATGGCTATAACAGTAAACAAAGCGTTGGAGATAGGTGGGAACACGTCTGCTGTTTTTAACGCTGCAGCAAAAGAAATAGATCAAGCTAAACGCGTTGAGCAGCAGAGAAGAGCGGAGATGTCAATGTACAGCATAGTTATTTTCATAAGTTTTTTTGTTTTCCTAGCAGTTATTCTAATAATTGATAAAACAATTTTTGCAGCTATTTTCGATGTTCAAAGTAAGATGGCAGGTGCATCAACAGTTGGTATGCAGGGTATGCGGTTATCATATATTGACCCAGAGGCGTTAAAGTACACGTTCTTCTCCTTCGTCCTAGTTCAGGGTATAGGTGGTGGAATACTTGGTGGTTTCATGATGGATGGGAGATTATCATCTGGTGTTAGATTCGGTTTTGTACTTGTTCTGATTTCCTTCTTTATATTTAAGATATTATTCTAA